One genomic segment of Ricinus communis isolate WT05 ecotype wild-type chromosome 5, ASM1957865v1, whole genome shotgun sequence includes these proteins:
- the LOC8271418 gene encoding BTB/POZ domain-containing protein At1g63850, whose protein sequence is MMQSNPKKRHRTINHRYFSSASASASNTTATTRLSSTAAIIDSLSDKTVTETSQKRRLDTSFNDPTTADVILHLVLDPTAPLADDSVSVFDDPSDDVQIYLHSHILTRAKYFSALLSDRWKNNNTTTTTTNNNFISLKLNVPPTQNSIENRLTVLQLLYTDEFTAVITSPSIALDILPVALELLFEECVKNCVKFLEAVPWCEEEENRVVNLIPTLNTEESEVLLARVRVSQDNKNNSNNDNALCEEMLYGLILYAMHNHPNTAYVKAFVAKVLRDVSNRESARIVLERAFEESLKVVKESMEEYTSPDFRGVDYNETEAIQRVNLHTALTNGKHLLWLVERMIDLKVADNAVIEWSEQSGFTGDLQRAFRDDASRNIVPGLPNVVLRCTAKLANAVASGSILAPRQVRMKLVKDWLPVLIVCKDNVPPMSVSHRSLYLELEETFLKIISTLPMSDAQELLQQCLSFSTRNVEDCPHLVNAFNTWFRRAMRPPQRNLF, encoded by the exons ATGATGCAATCGAACCCCAAAAAACGACATCGCACCATCAACCACCGCTACTTCTCCTCCGCCTCCGCCTCCGCCTCCAACACCACAGCCACTACACGCCTCTCCTCAACCGCTGCCATAATCGATTCCTTGTCAGATAAAACCGTCACCGAAACCTCCCAAAAACGCCGCCTAGATACCTCATTTAACGATCCAACAACCGCCGATGTCATCCTCCATCTTGTATTGGATCCCACAGCTCCATTGGCCGATGACTCTGTTTCAGTTTTTGACGACCCATCCGACGACGTACAGATCTATCTCCATTCTCACATTCTCACGCGTGCCAAATATTTCTCCGCTTTATTATCCGATCGCTGGAAAAACAACAACACTACCACCACCACAACCAACAATAACTTTATCTCTCTCAAGTTGAATGTGCCTCCTACACAAAACTCAATTGAAAATCGTTTAACAGTACTCCAACTCCTCTACACGGACGAATTCACCGCAGTAATTACCTCTCCATCGATAGCGCTCGACATTTTGCCGGTCGCACTAGAGTTATTGTTCGAAGAATGCGTAAAGAACTGCGTTAAATTCCTCGAAGCAGTGCCGTGgtgtgaagaagaagaaaaccgCGTGGTTAATTTAATTCCAACTCTTAACACAGAGGAATCTGAAGTACTGCTCGCTAGGGTTAGGGTTTCacaagataataaaaataatagtaataatgatAATGCACTATGCGAGGAAATGCTGTACggattaatattatatgcaaTGCATAACCATCCCAACACGGCGTATGTGAAAGCGTTTGTGGCGAAGGTGTTGAGAGATGTGTCGAATAGAGAATCTGCAAGGATTGTATTGGAGAGGGCATTTGAGGAGAGTTTGAAGGTGGTCAAGGAATCAATGGAAGAATATACGAGTCCTGATTTTAGAGGAGTTGATTACAATGAGACAGAGGCTATACAGAGAGTGAATTTGCACACAGCGTTGACGAATGGGAAGCATCTCTTGTGGTTAGTAGAGAGAATGATTGATTTGAAAGTGGCGGATAATGCGGTGATAGAATGGAGTGAGCAGAGTGGATTTACAGGTGATCTGCAACGTGCTTTTAGAGATGATGCTTCCAGGAATATCGTTCCTGGTCTTCCTAATGTTGTCCTTCGCTGCACTGCTAAACTTGCTAATGCTGTGGCTTCTGGTTCCATTTTGGCTCCTAGACAG GTGAGGATGAAGCTTGTAAAAGACTGGCTGCCTGTTCTGATTGTGTGCAAAGATAATGTACCTCCAATGTCAGTCAGTCATAGATCACTTTACCTAGAGCTGGAAGAGACATTCCTAAAGATCATCTCCACTTTGCCCATGTCAGATGCACAAGAGTTGTTGCAGCAGTGCCTCAGCTTCTCAACTCGCAATGTTGAAGATTGCCCCCATTTGGTCAATGCATTCAACACTTGGTTTCGCCGGGCAATGCGACCCCCACAACGGAACCTTTTCTAA